The following coding sequences are from one Eleginops maclovinus isolate JMC-PN-2008 ecotype Puerto Natales chromosome 13, JC_Emac_rtc_rv5, whole genome shotgun sequence window:
- the stk3 gene encoding serine/threonine-protein kinase 3 isoform X2 produces the protein MEPTAPKSKLKKLSEDSLTKQPEEVFDVLEKLGEGSYGSVFKAIHKESGQVVAIKQVPVESDLQEIIKEISIMQQCDSPYVVKYYGSYFKNTDLWIVMEYCGAGSVSDIIRLRNKTLTEEEIATILKSTLKGLEYLHFMRKIHRDIKAGNILLNTEGHAKLADFGVAGQLTDTMAKRNTVIGTPFWMAPEVIQEIGYNCVADIWSLGITSIEMAEGKPPYADIHPMRAIFMIPTNPPPTFRKPELWSDEFTDFVKKCLVKNPEQRATATQLLQHQFINQAKPVSILRDLITEAMEMKAKRQQEQQRELEEEDDNSEEETEVDSHTMVKSGSEGAGTMRATSTMSDGAQTMIEHGSTMLESDLGTMVINSDDDEEEEEDHGSMRRHATPQQPLRPSFMDYFDKQDSNKAAQQQENYNHNQPQEQPGYHIQSKNVFPDNWKVPQDGDFDFNLDFEELQLRLTALDPMMEREIEELRQRYTAKRQPILDAMDAKKRRQQNF, from the exons ATGGAGCCAACTGCGCCCAAAAG CAAGCTGAAAAAGCTGAGTGAAGACAGTTTGACCAAACAACCAGAGGAAGTGTTTGATGTTCTAGAGAAACTTGGTGAAGG ttcCTATGGCAGCGTGTTCAAAGCCATCCATAAGGAGTCGGGTCAGGTGGTGGCTATCAAGCAGGTTCCTGTGGAATCTGACCTGCAGGAGATCATCAAGGAGATTTCTATCATGCAGCAGTGTGACAG CCCTTACGTAGTGAAGTACTATGGCAGCTACTTCAAAAACACAGACCTGTGGATTGTCATGGAGTACTGTGGAGCCGGCTCTGTGTCTGACATCATCCGACTGCGCAACAAGACG TTGACAGAGGAGGAGATTGCTACTATCCTGAAGTCGACACTAAAGGGTCTTGAATACCTTCACTTCATGAGGAAGATCCATCGGGACATCAAGGCAGGAAACATCCTCCTCAACACTGAGGGACACGCCAAACTGGCTGACTTTGGAGTTGCAGGACAACTAACG GACACAATGGCAAAGAGGAACACTGTGATTGGTACTCCATTCTGGATGGCGCCTGAGGTGATCCAGGAGATCGGCTACAACTGTGTGGCTGACATCTGGTCCCTGGGCATCACATCCATAGAGATGGCAGAGGGCAAACCCCCCTATGCGGACATCCATCCCATGAGA GCGATCTTCATGATCCCCACCAACCCTCCTCCGACATTCAGGAAGCCGGAGCTTTGGTCTGACGAATTCACAGACTTTGTCAAGAAGTGTCTGGTTAAAAACCCCGAGCAGAGAGCTACAGCCACACAGCTCCTACAG CACCAGTTTATCAACCAGGCCAAGCCGGTCTCAATCCTGAGGGACCTGATAACTGAGGCCATGGAGATGAAAGCCAAGaggcagcaggagcagcagagagagctggaggaggaggacgacaaCTCT gaggaggagacggaagTGGACTCCCACACTATGGTGAAGTCGGGCTCTGAAGGCGCAGGAACCATGCGGGCCACTAGCACCATGAGTGACGGGGCGCAGACCATGATCGAACACGGCAGCACCATGCTGGAGTCAGACCTCGGCACCATGGTCATCAACAGTGAtgacgatgaagaggaggaggaagaccaTGGATCCATGAgaa ggCACGCCACCCCGCAGCAGCCATTGCGTCCGTCCTTCATGGACTATTTCGACAAGCAGGACTCCAACAAGGCAGCGCAGCAGCAGGAGAACTACAACCACAACCAGCCGCAGGAGCAGCCCGGCTACCACATCCAGTCCAAAAATGTCTTCCCGGACAACTGGAAAGTGCCTCAGGACGGAGACTTTGACTTT AACTTGGACtttgaggagctgcagctgcgcCTTACAGCCTTGGATCCGATGATGGAGCGTGAGATTGAGGAGCTCCGGCAGCGATACACTGCCAAAAGGCAACCCATCCTGGATGCCATGGATGCCAAGAAGAGAAGACAACAGAACTTCTAA
- the polr2k gene encoding DNA-directed RNA polymerases I, II, and III subunit RPABC4, which yields MDPQKDVQPPKQQPMIYICGECHTENEIKARDPIRCRECGYRIMYKKRTKRLVVFDAR from the exons ATGGACCCACAGAAAGATGTTCAGCCGCCTAAACAGCAACCTATGATCTACATATGCGGAG AATGtcacactgaaaatgaaattaaGGCCCGTGATCCAATCCGATGCAGAGAGTGCGGTTACAGAATCATGTACAAGAAGAGAACAAAGAGAT TGGTTGTCTTTGATGCCCGCTGA
- the spag1a gene encoding sperm-associated antigen 1A: protein MGNAQDKPPGSGGGGGRSDQATAGSGTRSRSGGNAEKTYKAPGKGVVNGSQRENSPAGGQQDNPAVDTSYLDAPAGALPPHLARFKNAGNHLFKNGQFGDALEKYTQAIDGCTEAGIDSPEDLCILYSNRAACFLKDGNSTECIQDCTKALELQPYSLKPLLRRAMAYESLERYKKAYVDYKTVLQIDTGVQAAHDSVHRITKMLIDEEGPQWRENLPEIPSVPLSVQQQHRDKPVSAEVAQARAARAAQEEATKKEARFTLLKREGNDLVKKGTFEKALEKYTECLALKPDECALYTNRSICFLKLNRFEEAKQDCDSALQREPGNKKAFYRRALAYKGLQDYLSASSDLQEVLQLDPNVREAELELEEVTGLLRQSLIESSAHTPRV from the exons ATGGGGAACGCACAGGACAAACCCCCAGGCagcggaggagggggaggtaGATCGGATCAGGCCACAGCAGGGAGCGGGACGAGAAGCCGGAGTGGAGGCAACGCGGAAAAGACCTACAAAGCTCCGGGGAAGGGGGTGGTTAACGGCTCCCAGAGGGAAAACAGCCCTGCTGGTGGACAGCAGGACAACCCTGCAGTGGACACAAGTTATCTGGACGCCCCTGCTGGAGCCCTACCCCCTCACCTGGCCCGGTTCAAGAACGCAGGGAACCACCTCTTCAAAAATGGACAGTTTGGTGACGCCTTGGAGAAGTACACACAGGCCATCGATGGATGTACTGAAGCAG GAATCGATAGTCCAGAAGACTTGTGTATCCTCTACTCGAACAGGGCAGCCTGTTTCCTGAAGGATGGAAACAGCACAGAATGCATACAGGATTGTACCAA GGCTTTGGAGCTGCAACCCTATTCCTTGAAGCCCCTGCTACGCAGAGCTATGGCCTATGAGTCACTGGAGCGCTACAAAAAGGCCTACGTGGATTATAAGACGGTCCTGCAGATAGACACCGGGGTGCAGGCGGCTCATGACAGCGTCCACAG GATCACCAAGATGCTTATTGATGAGGAAGGACCCCAGTGGAGAGAGAATCTTCCAGAGATTCCCAGCGTCCCTCTGTCCGTCCAGcagcaacacagagacaaaccaGTCAGCGCTGAAGTAGCTCAAGCCCGAGCCGCCAGAGCAGCGCAGGAGGAGG CCACAAAAAAAGAGGCCAGGTTCACTTTACTAAAACGTGAAGGCAACGATCTGGTGAAGAAAGGAACCTTCGAGAAGGCTCTGGAGAAGTACACTGAATGTCTTGCTTTAAAACCGGACGAATGTGCTCTCTACACAAACAG GAGCATTTGCTTCCTGAAACTGAATCGTTTTGAAGAGGCCAAACAGGACTGCGACTCCGCGCTGCAGCGGGAGCCGGGCAACAAGAAAGCCTTCTACAGACGAGCGCTGGCTTATAAGGGTTTACAG GATTACCTGTCTGCCAGCAGCGATCTCCAGGAAGTCCTCCAGCTGGACCCCAATGTCCGGGAGgctgagctggagctggaggaggtgaCGGGTCTGCTGAGACAGAGCCTGATAGAAAGCAGCGCACACACCCCACGG
- the stk3 gene encoding serine/threonine-protein kinase 3 isoform X1, whose translation MEPTAPKSKLKKLSEDSLTKQPEEVFDVLEKLGEGSYGSVFKAIHKESGQVVAIKQVPVESDLQEIIKEISIMQQCDSPYVVKYYGSYFKNTDLWIVMEYCGAGSVSDIIRLRNKTLTEEEIATILKSTLKGLEYLHFMRKIHRDIKAGNILLNTEGHAKLADFGVAGQLTDTMAKRNTVIGTPFWMAPEVIQEIGYNCVADIWSLGITSIEMAEGKPPYADIHPMRAIFMIPTNPPPTFRKPELWSDEFTDFVKKCLVKNPEQRATATQLLQHQFINQAKPVSILRDLITEAMEMKAKRQQEQQRELEEEDDNSEEETEVDSHTMVKSGSEGAGTMRATSTMSDGAQTMIEHGSTMLESDLGTMVINSDDDEEEEEDHGSMRRHATPQQPLRPSFMDYFDKQDSNKAAQQQENYNHNQPQEQPGYHIQSKNVFPDNWKVPQDGDFDFLKNLDFEELQLRLTALDPMMEREIEELRQRYTAKRQPILDAMDAKKRRQQNF comes from the exons ATGGAGCCAACTGCGCCCAAAAG CAAGCTGAAAAAGCTGAGTGAAGACAGTTTGACCAAACAACCAGAGGAAGTGTTTGATGTTCTAGAGAAACTTGGTGAAGG ttcCTATGGCAGCGTGTTCAAAGCCATCCATAAGGAGTCGGGTCAGGTGGTGGCTATCAAGCAGGTTCCTGTGGAATCTGACCTGCAGGAGATCATCAAGGAGATTTCTATCATGCAGCAGTGTGACAG CCCTTACGTAGTGAAGTACTATGGCAGCTACTTCAAAAACACAGACCTGTGGATTGTCATGGAGTACTGTGGAGCCGGCTCTGTGTCTGACATCATCCGACTGCGCAACAAGACG TTGACAGAGGAGGAGATTGCTACTATCCTGAAGTCGACACTAAAGGGTCTTGAATACCTTCACTTCATGAGGAAGATCCATCGGGACATCAAGGCAGGAAACATCCTCCTCAACACTGAGGGACACGCCAAACTGGCTGACTTTGGAGTTGCAGGACAACTAACG GACACAATGGCAAAGAGGAACACTGTGATTGGTACTCCATTCTGGATGGCGCCTGAGGTGATCCAGGAGATCGGCTACAACTGTGTGGCTGACATCTGGTCCCTGGGCATCACATCCATAGAGATGGCAGAGGGCAAACCCCCCTATGCGGACATCCATCCCATGAGA GCGATCTTCATGATCCCCACCAACCCTCCTCCGACATTCAGGAAGCCGGAGCTTTGGTCTGACGAATTCACAGACTTTGTCAAGAAGTGTCTGGTTAAAAACCCCGAGCAGAGAGCTACAGCCACACAGCTCCTACAG CACCAGTTTATCAACCAGGCCAAGCCGGTCTCAATCCTGAGGGACCTGATAACTGAGGCCATGGAGATGAAAGCCAAGaggcagcaggagcagcagagagagctggaggaggaggacgacaaCTCT gaggaggagacggaagTGGACTCCCACACTATGGTGAAGTCGGGCTCTGAAGGCGCAGGAACCATGCGGGCCACTAGCACCATGAGTGACGGGGCGCAGACCATGATCGAACACGGCAGCACCATGCTGGAGTCAGACCTCGGCACCATGGTCATCAACAGTGAtgacgatgaagaggaggaggaagaccaTGGATCCATGAgaa ggCACGCCACCCCGCAGCAGCCATTGCGTCCGTCCTTCATGGACTATTTCGACAAGCAGGACTCCAACAAGGCAGCGCAGCAGCAGGAGAACTACAACCACAACCAGCCGCAGGAGCAGCCCGGCTACCACATCCAGTCCAAAAATGTCTTCCCGGACAACTGGAAAGTGCCTCAGGACGGAGACTTTGACTTT CTGAAGAACTTGGACtttgaggagctgcagctgcgcCTTACAGCCTTGGATCCGATGATGGAGCGTGAGATTGAGGAGCTCCGGCAGCGATACACTGCCAAAAGGCAACCCATCCTGGATGCCATGGATGCCAAGAAGAGAAGACAACAGAACTTCTAA